The following are encoded together in the Pseudomonas sp. IB20 genome:
- a CDS encoding ABC transporter substrate-binding protein yields MTPLRSLFAALLLPLCASAAHAQDWKEIRFGVFPEYPPFESVAADGSLQGFDIELGNAICVKLDVKCTWVHNEFDGMIPALRARKFDAIMSSMAVTPAREKVIDFTDRLFLSPTSVITRKSADFGDTPESLKGKQVGVLQGSLQEAYARAHLAKLGAQIKAYQSQEQNYADLQNGRLDATLTDKLEAQLNFLSKPEGADFKTGPAFKDPTLPLDIAMGLRKNDAELRALINKGIAAVQADGTYAQIQKKYFGDQDIYNE; encoded by the coding sequence ATGACTCCACTGCGATCACTCTTCGCTGCGTTGCTGTTGCCACTGTGCGCCAGCGCCGCCCACGCCCAAGACTGGAAAGAAATCCGCTTCGGCGTATTCCCCGAGTACCCTCCCTTCGAATCCGTAGCCGCCGACGGCAGCCTGCAAGGTTTTGATATCGAGTTGGGCAACGCCATCTGCGTCAAGCTCGACGTCAAATGCACCTGGGTGCACAACGAATTCGACGGCATGATCCCGGCCCTGCGCGCGCGCAAGTTCGACGCGATCATGTCCTCCATGGCCGTGACGCCGGCGCGCGAAAAAGTCATCGACTTCACCGACCGGCTGTTCCTCAGCCCCACCTCGGTGATCACCCGTAAAAGCGCCGACTTCGGCGACACCCCCGAATCCCTGAAAGGCAAGCAAGTCGGCGTGCTGCAAGGTTCGCTGCAAGAAGCCTACGCGCGGGCGCACCTGGCCAAGCTCGGCGCCCAGATCAAGGCGTACCAGTCCCAGGAGCAGAACTACGCCGACCTGCAGAACGGCCGCCTCGATGCCACCCTCACCGACAAGCTCGAAGCGCAGCTCAACTTCCTGTCCAAGCCTGAAGGCGCCGACTTCAAGACCGGCCCGGCCTTCAAGGACCCGACCCTGCCCCTGGACATCGCCATGGGCTTGCGCAAGAACGACGCTGAGCTACGCGCGCTGATCAACAAAGGCATCGCCGCCGTCCAGGCCGATGGCACTTATGCGCAGATCCAGAAGAAGTACTTCGGCGATCAAGATATCTACAACGAGTAA
- the ctlX gene encoding citrulline utilization hydrolase CtlX, giving the protein MQTTNTVLMIRPARFAFNPDTAINNRFQRPPLDPLSAQHKALEEFDRYVDTLRQHGVEVLVVQDTPAPHTPDSIFPNNWWSSHADGSLVLYPMEGQNRRLERNKGVLHVLEQRFAIKDTIDLSHLEQQNIFLEGTGSMVLDRQHRISYACHSGRTHQDALRQFADRLDYQLCVFHAVDRHHAPIYHSNVMMSVGRDLSVVCLQALPDADERLGLERSLRDTGKDILALDFDQLEAFAGNMLEVHDRDGQPLLVMSASAWGALQPAQRQHVERHTQPVVVNIDNIERIGGGSARCMLAEVHLPARPSFQ; this is encoded by the coding sequence ATGCAAACAACAAACACCGTCCTGATGATTCGCCCGGCGCGCTTTGCTTTCAACCCGGACACCGCGATCAACAACCGCTTCCAACGCCCGCCCCTGGACCCACTAAGCGCACAGCACAAAGCGCTGGAAGAATTCGACCGCTATGTCGACACCCTGCGCCAACACGGCGTGGAAGTGTTGGTGGTGCAGGACACCCCGGCGCCTCACACGCCCGACTCGATCTTCCCCAATAACTGGTGGAGCAGCCATGCCGACGGCAGCCTGGTGCTGTACCCGATGGAAGGCCAGAACCGACGATTGGAGCGCAACAAAGGTGTGCTGCACGTACTGGAGCAGCGCTTTGCGATCAAAGACACCATCGACCTCAGCCACCTCGAACAACAGAACATCTTCCTCGAAGGCACCGGCAGCATGGTGCTCGACCGCCAACACCGCATCAGCTACGCCTGCCACTCCGGGCGCACCCACCAGGACGCCCTGCGCCAGTTCGCCGACCGCCTCGACTACCAACTCTGCGTGTTCCACGCCGTCGACCGCCATCACGCGCCGATCTACCACAGTAACGTGATGATGAGCGTCGGCCGTGACCTCTCGGTGGTGTGCCTGCAAGCCCTGCCTGACGCCGACGAACGCCTGGGCCTGGAACGCTCCCTGCGCGATACCGGCAAAGACATCCTCGCCCTCGACTTCGACCAGTTGGAAGCCTTCGCCGGCAACATGCTCGAAGTCCATGACCGCGACGGCCAGCCGCTTTTGGTCATGTCCGCCAGCGCCTGGGGGGCCCTGCAACCAGCCCAGCGCCAGCATGTGGAACGCCACACACAGCCGGTGGTGGTGAACATCGACAACATCGAACGCATCGGCGGCGGCAGTGCCCGCTGCATGCTGGCGGAAGTGCACCTGCCCGCCCGCCCCTCATTTCAATAA
- a CDS encoding ornithine cyclodeaminase: MTRYIDVNDLCYLVSQKGLQTCITEMAEYIRADYLRWQDFEKCARLANHSPDGVIELMPVSDASLYAFKYVNGHPKNTLAGMLTVMAFGALGDVDTGKPVLLAEMTLTTAIRTAATSALVARYLARDNSRSMALIGNGSQSEFQALAFHAMLGINEIRLFDIDAKATAKLAANLKAFPAIKVFLAGSVAEAVKGADIVTTVTADKAYATILTDEMIEPGMHLNAVGGDCPGKTELDRRIVERARVIVEYEPQSRIEGEIQHMPVDSPVTELWQVINGQQPGRENARQITLFDSVGFAIEDYSALRYVLDVAKALDIGSTLELVPDLADPKDLFARLAQQPRAQQKKRA; the protein is encoded by the coding sequence ATGACCCGCTATATCGACGTCAACGACCTCTGCTACCTGGTCTCGCAAAAAGGCCTGCAAACCTGCATCACGGAAATGGCCGAGTACATCCGCGCCGACTACCTGCGCTGGCAGGACTTCGAAAAATGCGCGCGCCTGGCCAACCACTCGCCGGACGGCGTGATCGAGCTGATGCCGGTGTCCGACGCCTCGCTGTACGCCTTCAAATACGTGAACGGCCACCCGAAAAACACCCTGGCTGGCATGCTCACCGTGATGGCCTTCGGTGCCCTGGGCGATGTGGACACCGGCAAGCCGGTGCTGCTGGCGGAAATGACCCTGACCACCGCGATCCGCACCGCAGCCACTTCAGCCTTGGTCGCCCGCTACCTGGCGCGCGACAACAGCCGCAGCATGGCGCTGATCGGCAACGGCTCGCAGAGTGAATTCCAGGCCCTGGCTTTCCACGCCATGCTCGGCATCAACGAGATTCGCCTGTTCGACATCGACGCCAAGGCTACCGCCAAGCTGGCGGCCAACCTCAAGGCGTTCCCGGCGATCAAGGTGTTCCTGGCCGGCAGCGTGGCCGAAGCGGTGAAAGGTGCGGATATCGTCACCACCGTGACGGCGGACAAGGCCTACGCGACCATTCTGACGGATGAAATGATCGAACCCGGCATGCACCTCAACGCCGTGGGCGGTGACTGCCCGGGCAAGACCGAGCTGGACCGACGTATCGTCGAACGCGCCCGGGTGATCGTCGAGTACGAACCGCAAAGCCGCATCGAAGGTGAGATCCAGCACATGCCGGTAGATTCGCCGGTGACCGAGCTGTGGCAAGTCATCAACGGCCAGCAACCCGGCCGCGAAAACGCGCGCCAGATCACCCTGTTCGACTCGGTGGGTTTTGCCATCGAAGACTACTCGGCGCTGCGTTACGTGCTCGACGTGGCCAAGGCACTGGATATCGGCAGCACGCTTGAGCTGGTGCCGGACCTGGCCGACCCGAAAGACCTGTTCGCACGCCTGGCGCAACAACCGCGCGCACAGCAGAAAAAGCGCGCCTGA
- a CDS encoding ABC transporter permease: MNELLNLQGYGPMLAQGAWMTVKLAFLALALSLTLGLIAAGAKLSSVNWLRVPATLYTTLIRSVPDLVLILLIFYSLQLWLNDLSEVFGWDYFEIDPFTAGVITLGFIYGAYFTENFRGAILSVPVGQLEAATAYGLSRWQRFHLVLFPQLMRFALPGLGNNWLVLLKSTALVSIIGLSDLVKAAQNAGKSTNEPLYFLILAGLVYLVITTLSNRIFKRLERRYNLGIKGMAR; encoded by the coding sequence ATGAACGAACTCCTCAACCTGCAAGGCTACGGCCCGATGCTCGCCCAGGGTGCCTGGATGACGGTCAAGCTGGCGTTCCTGGCGCTGGCCCTAAGCCTCACCCTGGGCCTGATCGCCGCCGGCGCCAAGCTCTCCAGCGTCAACTGGCTGCGCGTGCCGGCCACGCTCTACACCACACTGATCCGCAGCGTGCCGGACCTGGTACTGATCCTGCTAATTTTCTACAGCCTGCAACTGTGGCTCAACGACCTGAGCGAAGTGTTCGGCTGGGACTACTTTGAAATCGACCCGTTTACCGCCGGGGTGATCACCCTGGGCTTTATCTACGGCGCGTATTTCACCGAGAACTTCCGTGGCGCGATCCTCAGCGTGCCGGTCGGCCAACTGGAAGCCGCGACCGCCTACGGCTTGAGCCGTTGGCAGCGGTTTCACCTGGTGCTGTTCCCACAACTGATGCGCTTTGCCCTGCCGGGCCTGGGCAATAACTGGCTGGTGCTGCTCAAGTCCACCGCACTGGTGTCGATCATCGGCCTGTCGGACCTGGTTAAAGCCGCGCAAAACGCCGGCAAGAGCACCAACGAACCGTTGTATTTCCTGATCCTTGCCGGCCTGGTGTACCTGGTGATCACCACCCTCTCC